In Nocardia asteroides, the following proteins share a genomic window:
- a CDS encoding LLM class F420-dependent oxidoreductase: protein MKFGLQLGYWGAQPPANAGELVIAAEETGFDAVFAAESWGSDAFTPLAWWGSSTSRVRLGTSVAQLSARTPAAAAMHALTLDHLSGGRAILGLGVSGPQVVEGWYGQPFAQPLRRTREYVDIVRKVLAREAPVTSDGKSYGLPYTGPDATGLGKPLKPIVHPLRADLPIWLGAEGPKNVAQTAEIADGWLAIYYAPRLAGMYNEWLDEGFARPGARRSRADFEIAASAQVVLTDDPAAEIERMRWVTSLYIGGMGAPELNFHAQVYKRMGYVAEVDEISALFQAGRKAEAAAAVPDELITDTAIFGDEAHVRSRLKEWEDAGVTMMLISVSDVDQMRRLQTLVST, encoded by the coding sequence ATGAAATTCGGACTGCAACTCGGTTACTGGGGTGCGCAGCCGCCAGCCAACGCGGGCGAGCTGGTGATCGCGGCCGAGGAAACCGGCTTCGACGCCGTGTTCGCGGCCGAGTCCTGGGGGTCGGACGCGTTCACTCCGCTGGCCTGGTGGGGCTCGTCCACCTCGCGGGTGCGCCTGGGCACCTCGGTCGCGCAGCTGTCGGCGCGCACGCCCGCCGCCGCCGCGATGCACGCGCTCACCCTCGACCACCTCAGCGGCGGGCGGGCCATCCTCGGCCTCGGCGTCTCCGGTCCGCAGGTGGTGGAGGGCTGGTACGGCCAGCCGTTCGCGCAGCCGCTGCGGCGCACCCGCGAGTACGTCGACATCGTGCGCAAGGTGCTGGCCCGGGAGGCGCCGGTGACCTCCGACGGCAAGAGCTACGGGTTGCCCTACACCGGACCGGACGCGACCGGACTCGGCAAACCGCTCAAGCCGATCGTGCATCCGCTGCGCGCCGACCTGCCGATCTGGCTGGGCGCGGAGGGTCCGAAGAACGTGGCGCAGACCGCCGAGATCGCCGACGGCTGGCTGGCCATCTACTACGCGCCCCGGCTGGCCGGGATGTACAACGAGTGGCTCGACGAGGGCTTCGCCCGGCCGGGCGCGCGGCGCAGCCGAGCCGATTTCGAGATCGCCGCGAGCGCGCAGGTGGTGCTCACCGACGACCCCGCGGCCGAGATCGAGCGGATGCGCTGGGTCACCTCGCTCTACATCGGCGGCATGGGCGCGCCCGAGCTGAACTTCCACGCCCAGGTCTACAAGCGGATGGGCTACGTCGCCGAGGTCGACGAGATCTCGGCGCTGTTCCAGGCGGGCCGCAAGGCCGAGGCCGCCGCCGCGGTGCCCGATGAGCTGATCACCGACACCGCGATCTTCGGCGACGAGGCGCACGTGCGCTCGCGGCTGAAGGAATGGGAGGACGCCGGCGTGACGATGATGCTGATCTCGGTTTCCGATGTCGATCAGATGCGTCGACTTCAAACCCTTGTATCCACCTAG
- a CDS encoding thiolase domain-containing protein — MSFPAAVLGTGQTHHVTKRADVSMAGMCREAIDRALDDAGLTIDDIDAVVVGKAPDFFEGVMMPELYLAEALGAIGKPLLRVHTAGSVGGSTGVVAANLVQAGVHGKVLAIAWEKQSESNAMWALSIPVPFTMPVGAGAGGYFAPHVRSYIRRSNAPMHIGAMVAVKDRRNGAKNPLAHLHQPDITIESVLASQMLWDPIRFDETCPSSDGACALVIGNAEAAAAVEAEGKKVAWVHGTAMRTEPTTFSGRDQVNPQAGRDAAAALWKSAGITDPLEEIDVAEIYVPFSWFEPMWLENLGFAAEGDGWKLTDKGETEIGGRIPVNPSGGVLSSNPIGASGLIRFAEAAKQVMGRAGDYQVANARKAMGHAYGGGSQYFSMWVVGSERPE, encoded by the coding sequence ATGAGCTTCCCCGCGGCGGTGCTCGGCACCGGCCAAACTCATCACGTGACGAAGCGCGCGGACGTATCCATGGCGGGTATGTGCCGCGAGGCGATCGATCGGGCGCTCGATGACGCGGGCCTGACCATCGACGACATCGATGCCGTCGTCGTCGGCAAGGCCCCCGACTTCTTCGAGGGCGTCATGATGCCCGAGCTCTACCTCGCCGAGGCCCTCGGCGCCATCGGCAAGCCGCTGTTGCGCGTGCACACCGCCGGTTCGGTGGGCGGCTCGACCGGCGTCGTGGCCGCCAATCTGGTGCAGGCGGGCGTGCACGGCAAGGTGCTCGCGATCGCCTGGGAGAAGCAGTCGGAGTCGAATGCCATGTGGGCGTTGTCGATTCCGGTGCCGTTCACCATGCCGGTCGGCGCGGGCGCCGGCGGCTACTTCGCCCCGCACGTGCGCTCCTACATCCGCCGCTCCAATGCCCCGATGCACATCGGCGCCATGGTCGCGGTGAAGGACCGGCGCAACGGCGCGAAGAACCCGCTGGCCCACCTGCACCAGCCCGACATCACCATCGAATCGGTGCTCGCCTCCCAGATGCTGTGGGATCCGATCCGCTTCGACGAGACCTGCCCCTCCTCCGACGGCGCCTGCGCGCTGGTGATCGGCAATGCCGAGGCCGCCGCGGCCGTCGAGGCCGAGGGCAAGAAGGTCGCCTGGGTGCACGGCACCGCGATGCGCACCGAGCCGACCACCTTCTCCGGGCGTGACCAGGTCAATCCGCAGGCGGGTCGCGACGCGGCCGCCGCGCTGTGGAAGTCGGCCGGGATCACCGACCCGCTCGAGGAGATCGACGTCGCCGAGATCTACGTGCCGTTCTCCTGGTTCGAGCCGATGTGGCTGGAGAACCTGGGCTTCGCCGCCGAGGGCGACGGCTGGAAGCTCACCGACAAGGGCGAGACCGAGATCGGCGGCCGGATCCCGGTGAACCCGTCCGGCGGCGTGCTCTCCTCCAACCCGATCGGCGCCTCCGGCCTGATCCGCTTCGCCGAGGCGGCCAAGCAGGTCATGGGCCGGGCCGGCGACTACCAGGTCGCGAACGCCCGCAAGGCCATGGGCCACGCGTACGGCGGTGGCTCGCAGTACTTCTCGATGTGGGTCGTGGGAAGCGAGCGTCCGGAATGA
- a CDS encoding sigma-70 family RNA polymerase sigma factor — MSDATVTTTGPDPEVLAEFETHRRELCAYAYRMLGSSFEAEDAVQETFTRAWRSYDSFEGRASLRSWLYKIATNICLDMLDRPQSRARPMDLNGPGRPDSPLPAPQPDYVWIEPIPNALAFGADPAEHASTKDTLRLAFVAACQHLPATQRAILIMREVLRFSASETAEALMMSPASVNSALQRARATMSKVQPTVTDGFDESDPGQRKLVDDFVQAFEAYDMDALTTLLKADVALSMPPFDLWISGPENVAAFMLSTGSACRNSRMVPLAGANGLPAFGHYKPSEEPGVWVPWSITVLELEGETIAGLNFFLDTEKLFPLFGLAPEWREAV; from the coding sequence ATGAGCGACGCCACAGTCACCACCACCGGTCCCGACCCCGAGGTCCTGGCCGAATTCGAGACCCACCGGCGCGAATTGTGCGCGTACGCCTACCGCATGCTCGGTTCCTCGTTCGAGGCCGAGGACGCGGTGCAGGAGACCTTCACCCGCGCCTGGCGCTCCTACGATTCGTTCGAGGGCCGCGCGAGTCTGCGCTCGTGGCTGTACAAGATCGCCACCAATATCTGTCTGGACATGCTCGACCGGCCACAGAGCCGCGCCAGACCGATGGATCTGAACGGGCCCGGCAGGCCGGATTCGCCGCTGCCCGCCCCGCAGCCCGACTACGTGTGGATCGAACCCATCCCGAACGCGCTGGCCTTCGGCGCCGACCCGGCCGAGCACGCGTCCACCAAGGACACCCTGCGGCTGGCGTTCGTGGCCGCCTGTCAGCATCTGCCCGCCACCCAGCGCGCCATCCTGATCATGCGCGAGGTGCTGCGCTTCTCGGCGAGCGAGACCGCCGAGGCGCTGATGATGTCGCCCGCGTCGGTGAACAGCGCGTTGCAGCGGGCCAGGGCCACCATGTCCAAGGTGCAGCCCACCGTCACCGACGGTTTCGACGAATCCGATCCGGGACAGCGCAAGCTCGTCGACGATTTCGTGCAGGCCTTCGAGGCCTACGACATGGACGCGCTCACCACGCTGCTCAAAGCCGATGTGGCACTGTCGATGCCGCCCTTCGACCTGTGGATCTCCGGGCCGGAGAACGTGGCCGCGTTCATGCTCAGCACCGGCAGCGCCTGCCGCAATTCCCGCATGGTGCCGCTGGCGGGCGCGAACGGACTGCCCGCCTTCGGTCACTACAAGCCGAGCGAGGAGCCCGGTGTCTGGGTGCCGTGGTCGATCACGGTGCTGGAACTCGAGGGCGAGACCATCGCCGGCCTCAACTTCTTCCTCGACACCGAGAAGCTCTTCCCGCTGTTCGGCCTCGCGCCGGAGTGGCGCGAGGCCGTCTGA
- a CDS encoding thiolase domain-containing protein, which produces MSTPEIAVVGFAHAPHVPETFGTTNGVEMLVPCFQQLYADLGITKTDIDFWCSGSSDYLAGRAFSFISAVDAIGAVPPINESHVEMDAAWALYEAWVKLLSGQAQTALVYGFGKSSAGTLRQVLSRQLDPYLVGPLWPDAVSVAGLQARAGLDAGRWTEREMAAVAGGDIDSLLAAPYVADPLRAHDIAPITDGAAAIVLAVGDRARELCERPAWITGIAHNIDAQALGGRDLTRSPSTTRAAAAATGGNTSFDLAELHAPFSHQQLILAEAIGLSPETKVNPSGGALTANPMFAAGLERIGNAATAIISGTADRTLAHATSGPALQQNLVAVLESEAR; this is translated from the coding sequence TTGAGTACACCAGAAATCGCGGTGGTCGGGTTCGCCCACGCACCGCACGTGCCGGAGACCTTCGGCACCACCAACGGCGTCGAGATGCTCGTGCCGTGCTTCCAGCAGCTCTACGCCGACCTCGGCATCACCAAGACCGACATCGACTTCTGGTGCTCGGGGTCCTCGGATTACCTGGCGGGACGGGCGTTCTCGTTCATCTCCGCGGTCGACGCGATCGGCGCCGTGCCGCCGATCAACGAGTCGCACGTGGAGATGGACGCCGCGTGGGCCCTCTACGAGGCCTGGGTGAAGCTGCTCTCCGGTCAGGCGCAGACCGCGCTCGTGTACGGCTTCGGCAAGTCGTCGGCGGGCACCCTGCGACAGGTGCTGTCGCGTCAGCTCGACCCGTACCTGGTCGGTCCGCTGTGGCCCGACGCCGTGTCGGTCGCGGGCTTGCAGGCCCGCGCGGGCCTGGACGCGGGCCGCTGGACCGAGCGCGAGATGGCCGCCGTCGCAGGCGGTGACATCGACTCCCTGCTCGCCGCACCGTATGTCGCCGATCCGCTGCGCGCGCACGACATCGCCCCGATCACCGACGGCGCCGCCGCGATCGTGCTCGCGGTCGGCGATCGCGCCAGGGAGCTGTGCGAGCGACCCGCGTGGATCACCGGCATCGCGCACAATATCGACGCCCAGGCGCTCGGTGGCCGCGACCTGACCCGCTCGCCCTCCACCACCAGGGCGGCCGCGGCCGCGACCGGTGGCAACACCAGCTTCGACCTGGCCGAACTGCACGCGCCGTTCAGCCATCAGCAACTGATCCTGGCCGAGGCGATCGGCCTGTCCCCCGAGACCAAGGTCAACCCGTCCGGCGGCGCGCTGACGGCGAACCCGATGTTCGCGGCGGGCCTGGAACGCATCGGCAACGCCGCCACGGCGATCATCTCCGGCACCGCCGACCGGACCCTCGCTCATGCGACCAGCGGCCCCGCGCTGCAGCAGAACCTGGTCGCCGTTCTGGAATCGGAGGCACGATGA
- a CDS encoding Zn-ribbon domain-containing OB-fold protein, with translation MTQGNTAVEVLSAPLRVQFDYTRSVGPIIGAFLTGLRDRRILGVRGSDGRVLVPAQEYDPITSAPLAELVQVESTGTVQSWTWVAEPLPGQPFDRPFAWALVQLDGADTAMLHALDVTDPSQVSQGLRVRVRWAEERTGTIHDIACFEPGEQAAEAPSEDTAEPVTMLTTPVDMHYKHTASPQESVYLRGLAEGKLIGGRSEAGGRVYFPPRGANPTDGTPTDDLVELPDKGTVTTFCIVNVPFLGQRIKPPYVAAYVLLDGADIPFLHLVLGCEASEVRMGMRVEAVWKPREEWGHALANIDHFRPSGEPDAPYESYQHHL, from the coding sequence GTGACCCAGGGGAATACCGCAGTGGAAGTATTGAGTGCACCCCTTCGGGTGCAGTTCGACTACACCAGGTCCGTCGGACCCATCATCGGCGCCTTTCTGACCGGACTGCGCGACCGCCGGATACTCGGCGTGCGCGGCAGTGACGGCCGGGTATTGGTGCCGGCACAGGAATACGACCCGATCACCTCGGCCCCGCTGGCCGAGCTGGTCCAGGTCGAATCGACGGGCACGGTGCAGTCGTGGACATGGGTAGCCGAGCCGCTGCCCGGCCAGCCGTTCGACCGCCCGTTCGCGTGGGCGCTGGTCCAGCTGGACGGCGCCGACACGGCGATGTTGCACGCGCTGGATGTGACCGACCCGAGCCAGGTGAGCCAGGGCCTGCGCGTGCGGGTGCGCTGGGCCGAGGAACGGACCGGCACGATTCACGACATCGCCTGCTTCGAGCCGGGCGAACAGGCCGCCGAGGCACCGTCCGAGGACACCGCCGAGCCGGTGACCATGCTGACCACACCGGTCGACATGCACTACAAGCACACCGCCTCACCGCAGGAGAGCGTCTACCTGCGCGGCCTCGCCGAGGGCAAGCTGATCGGCGGCCGGTCCGAAGCCGGCGGGCGGGTCTACTTCCCGCCGCGCGGCGCGAACCCGACCGACGGCACCCCCACCGACGACCTGGTCGAGCTGCCCGACAAGGGCACCGTGACCACCTTCTGCATCGTGAACGTGCCGTTCCTCGGCCAGCGGATCAAGCCGCCGTACGTGGCCGCCTACGTGCTCCTCGACGGCGCCGACATCCCGTTCCTGCACCTGGTTCTCGGCTGCGAGGCATCCGAGGTCCGCATGGGCATGCGGGTCGAGGCCGTGTGGAAGCCGCGCGAGGAATGGGGCCACGCGCTGGCCAACATCGACCACTTCCGGCCGAGCGGCGAGCCCGATGCCCCGTACGAGTCCTACCAGCACCACCTCTGA
- a CDS encoding acyl-CoA synthetase: MSSQQTTEVLGLWNIAAADPERIAVVDPDGREISYRELATLANRYANGLRGIGLRTGDVVVSMLHNGVEAIAAYFAAYQAGLYIVAVNWHLTAPEIAYILGDSEASAFLASERFAATAAEAADLANLPADARFSAGTIEGFRPVSWLGAADTGRPDERSVGAPMLYTSGTTGRPKGVRRPLTGADPDQVPAPNKAFFALFELAPYDEHVHICGSPLYHTAVLNFSTISIQMGHKLVLMDKWDPEDMLALIERHKVTHSHMVPTQFHRLLALPEDVRGRYDVSSLRSMVHGAAPCPQATKRQMLDWWGPVVTEYYAATEGGGTVINGTEWLNKPGSVGKAWPWSVIKILDETDGSELPAGKEGMVYMKMGASSFEYHHAKEKTEESRVGDLFTVGDIGYLDEDGYLFLCDRRSDLILSGGVNIYPAEIEGVLMSHPKVADVAVLGVPDPDWGQQVKAFVQPVDGANGDDELTAEILEFAAGQLAKYKLPRTVEFRAELPRDPNGKLYKRRLL; the protein is encoded by the coding sequence GTGAGCAGCCAGCAGACAACGGAAGTCCTCGGACTGTGGAATATCGCCGCGGCCGATCCCGAGCGGATCGCCGTCGTCGACCCGGACGGCAGGGAGATCAGCTATCGAGAATTGGCCACCCTCGCCAACCGCTACGCCAACGGGCTGCGCGGCATCGGATTGCGCACCGGCGACGTGGTCGTCAGCATGCTGCACAACGGTGTGGAGGCGATCGCCGCGTACTTCGCCGCCTACCAGGCGGGCCTCTACATCGTCGCGGTGAACTGGCACCTCACCGCGCCCGAGATCGCCTACATCCTCGGCGACAGCGAAGCCTCGGCGTTCCTGGCCAGTGAGCGGTTCGCCGCCACCGCGGCCGAGGCCGCCGACCTGGCGAATCTGCCCGCCGACGCCCGCTTCTCGGCGGGCACCATCGAGGGGTTCCGGCCGGTGTCGTGGCTCGGCGCCGCCGACACCGGACGCCCCGACGAGCGTTCGGTCGGCGCGCCGATGCTCTACACCTCCGGCACCACCGGTCGCCCCAAGGGCGTTCGCCGCCCGCTGACCGGCGCCGATCCCGACCAGGTCCCCGCGCCGAACAAGGCCTTCTTCGCCCTGTTCGAGCTCGCCCCCTACGACGAGCACGTGCACATCTGCGGTTCGCCGCTGTATCACACGGCCGTGTTGAACTTCTCGACGATCTCCATCCAGATGGGGCACAAGCTGGTGCTCATGGACAAGTGGGATCCCGAGGACATGCTGGCGCTGATCGAGCGCCACAAGGTGACGCACAGCCACATGGTGCCCACCCAGTTCCATCGCCTGCTCGCCCTCCCCGAGGACGTGCGCGGCCGCTACGACGTGTCCTCGCTGCGCAGCATGGTGCACGGCGCGGCGCCGTGCCCGCAGGCGACCAAGCGCCAGATGCTCGACTGGTGGGGTCCGGTCGTCACCGAGTACTACGCGGCCACCGAGGGCGGCGGCACGGTGATCAACGGGACCGAGTGGCTGAACAAGCCGGGCTCGGTCGGCAAGGCCTGGCCGTGGTCGGTCATCAAGATCCTCGACGAGACCGACGGTTCCGAACTGCCCGCGGGCAAAGAGGGCATGGTCTACATGAAGATGGGCGCCTCCAGCTTCGAGTACCACCATGCCAAGGAGAAGACCGAGGAGTCGCGCGTCGGTGACCTGTTCACCGTCGGCGACATCGGCTACCTCGACGAGGACGGCTACCTGTTCCTCTGCGACCGCCGCTCCGACCTGATCCTGTCCGGTGGCGTGAACATCTACCCGGCCGAGATCGAGGGCGTGCTGATGAGCCACCCGAAGGTGGCCGACGTGGCGGTTCTCGGTGTGCCCGACCCGGATTGGGGCCAGCAGGTCAAGGCGTTCGTGCAGCCGGTGGACGGCGCGAACGGCGACGACGAACTCACCGCGGAGATCCTGGAGTTCGCCGCCGGTCAGCTCGCCAAGTACAAGCTGCCCCGCACGGTGGAATTCCGTGCGGAGCTGCCGCGCGACCCCAACGGCAAGCTGTACAAGCGTCGCCTGCTCTGA
- a CDS encoding crotonase/enoyl-CoA hydratase family protein, with product MAHCLVEKRDHVLIVTMNRPEARNALSGEMMAIMRDAWDQVDSDPDIRVAILTGAGGAFCAGMDLKAMSAQHPGDTASAGSWDPAYLPALLKGRRLAKPLIAAVEGPAIAGGTEILQGTDLRVAGESAKFGVSEARWGLFPLGGSAVRLARQIPYTVAADLLLTGRHITAAEAKEIGLIGHVVPDGTALDKALALAGQIADNGPLAVQAMLRTLRETEAMPENEAFPIEAKIGIEVFRSADAKEGPRAFAEKRKPNFTGQ from the coding sequence ATGGCCCACTGTCTGGTCGAGAAGCGAGACCACGTCCTCATCGTCACGATGAATCGGCCGGAGGCGCGCAACGCCCTGTCGGGCGAGATGATGGCGATCATGCGCGACGCCTGGGACCAGGTGGACAGCGATCCGGATATCCGCGTCGCGATCCTCACCGGTGCGGGTGGGGCCTTCTGCGCAGGGATGGATCTGAAGGCGATGAGCGCGCAGCATCCCGGCGACACCGCCTCCGCGGGCAGCTGGGATCCGGCCTACCTGCCCGCCCTGCTGAAGGGCCGGCGCCTGGCCAAGCCGCTGATCGCGGCGGTCGAGGGCCCGGCCATCGCGGGCGGCACCGAGATCCTGCAGGGCACCGACCTGCGCGTGGCCGGGGAAAGCGCCAAGTTCGGCGTCTCCGAGGCCCGCTGGGGCCTGTTCCCGCTCGGCGGTTCCGCGGTGCGGCTGGCCCGCCAGATCCCCTACACCGTGGCCGCCGATCTGCTGCTGACCGGCCGGCACATCACCGCCGCCGAGGCCAAGGAGATCGGCCTGATCGGCCACGTGGTCCCCGACGGCACCGCCCTCGACAAGGCCCTGGCACTGGCCGGCCAGATCGCCGACAACGGCCCGCTCGCCGTCCAGGCGATGCTGCGCACGCTGCGCGAGACCGAGGCGATGCCGGAGAACGAGGCGTTCCCCATCGAGGCGAAGATCGGCATCGAGGTGTTCCGGTCGGCCGACGCCAAGGAAGGTCCGCGCGCCTTCGCCGAGAAGCGCAAGCCGAACTTCACCGGGCAGTAG
- a CDS encoding VOC family protein has product MSSKMIFINLPVADLDRSKSFYEALGWKVNEDFTDQNASCIVIDDNICLMLLTKPFFSTFSPRPIADTINTAAAGYALSLASAEEVDALTDAAVAAGATEQVNEDKRAQEAQVGMHGRTFLDPDGHQWEPFYMNYPGA; this is encoded by the coding sequence ATGAGCAGCAAGATGATCTTCATCAACCTCCCCGTCGCCGACCTCGACCGCTCCAAGAGCTTCTACGAGGCGCTGGGCTGGAAGGTCAACGAGGATTTCACCGATCAGAACGCGTCGTGCATCGTCATCGACGACAACATCTGCCTGATGCTGCTGACCAAGCCGTTCTTCTCCACCTTCAGCCCCCGCCCGATCGCCGACACGATCAACACCGCCGCCGCGGGCTACGCGCTCTCGCTGGCCAGCGCGGAGGAAGTCGACGCGCTCACCGACGCGGCCGTCGCGGCTGGCGCGACCGAGCAGGTCAACGAGGACAAGCGCGCCCAGGAGGCCCAGGTGGGCATGCACGGCCGCACCTTCCTCGACCCCGACGGCCACCAGTGGGAGCCGTTCTACATGAACTACCCGGGCGCGTAG